The proteins below come from a single Parageobacillus thermoglucosidasius genomic window:
- the yugI gene encoding S1 domain-containing post-transcriptional regulator GSP13, with amino-acid sequence MSNIEVGSIVKGKVTGIQPYGVFVELDRETQGLVHISEISHGFVKNIKDYVNVGDEITVKVLSIDPHTKRASLSMRAVEEGQRNMRKRHVKVKMSLNPGFHTLKEKLQEWIEQSKKEDLSK; translated from the coding sequence TTGTCCAACATCGAAGTGGGAAGTATCGTGAAAGGAAAAGTCACTGGCATTCAGCCATACGGCGTTTTTGTTGAATTAGACAGGGAAACGCAAGGGCTTGTCCACATTTCAGAAATTTCTCATGGATTTGTTAAAAATATTAAAGATTACGTGAATGTCGGTGACGAAATAACCGTGAAAGTGCTGTCCATCGACCCGCACACCAAACGGGCGAGCCTGTCGATGAGGGCGGTGGAAGAAGGACAAAGAAACATGAGAAAACGGCATGTAAAGGTGAAAATGTCGTTAAACCCGGGTTTTCATACATTGAAGGAAAAGCTTCAAGAATGGATTGAGCAATCGAAAAAAGAAGACTTATCAAAGTAA